Proteins from a genomic interval of Pedosphaera parvula Ellin514:
- a CDS encoding fucose isomerase, producing MKSIRRLSPRHAYLMASGDLRLTANQQCWSAQANMEASLTRALKAEGWTVMRAHPYDRAKKHGFIDSQKMGMEVFRKLDPNAPLIVAESVWQYSHHLLHGLLTHQGPILTVANWSGTWPGLVGLLNLNGSMTKAGIRYSSLWSEDFTDDYFKNGLREWLKTGSITHDQSHVRDLEHVKLPAADERLGRRMGREFKAQKAIMGVFDEGCMGMFNAIVPDELLHPTGLFKERLSQSSLYAAMQQVADAEAREVVRWYLKKGVKFHWGRDEATELTESQTLQQCKMYIAAVRLADEFGCSTIGIQYQQGLKDLTPASDLVEGTLNSVERPPVKCPRTGRLLFAREALPHFNEVDECAGLDGLVTYRLWRELGLPPENTLHDLRWGQHFTGEGINDYVWVLLISGAAPPAHFVGGWKGSSSERQPPMYFRLGGGSLKGVSKPGKIVWSRIFVMDGKLHCDLGVASVVELPEEETARRWRETTPQWPIMHAVFDGITRDQMMARHKSNHIQVVYAPSEKQAHRACRIKAAMLAEIGLQIHFCGNVNLA from the coding sequence ATGAAATCGATCAGACGGTTGAGCCCGAGGCACGCTTACCTCATGGCTAGTGGCGACCTTCGCCTCACTGCCAATCAGCAATGCTGGTCTGCGCAGGCTAACATGGAAGCCAGCCTTACCCGTGCATTGAAAGCCGAAGGCTGGACGGTCATGCGTGCCCACCCGTATGACCGTGCAAAAAAGCACGGCTTTATCGACTCTCAAAAAATGGGAATGGAAGTATTTCGCAAGCTGGACCCAAATGCTCCCTTAATCGTTGCCGAGAGCGTCTGGCAGTACAGCCATCATTTGCTGCACGGTCTCCTGACTCATCAAGGACCCATCCTCACGGTTGCCAATTGGAGCGGCACCTGGCCCGGTCTGGTCGGCCTGCTCAATCTCAACGGGTCCATGACCAAAGCCGGCATTCGCTACAGCAGTTTGTGGAGCGAGGATTTTACCGACGATTATTTCAAGAACGGCCTTCGCGAATGGCTCAAGACAGGCAGCATTACCCACGACCAAAGCCATGTGCGCGACTTGGAACACGTCAAACTTCCCGCTGCTGATGAACGCCTCGGACGCCGTATGGGCCGCGAATTCAAGGCGCAAAAAGCCATCATGGGCGTGTTCGATGAAGGCTGCATGGGCATGTTCAATGCAATCGTCCCCGACGAACTGCTGCATCCCACCGGTCTCTTCAAGGAACGACTCAGCCAATCCTCCCTGTATGCTGCCATGCAACAAGTCGCGGACGCAGAAGCCCGCGAAGTGGTGCGCTGGTATTTGAAGAAGGGAGTGAAATTCCACTGGGGCAGGGATGAGGCCACTGAACTCACCGAATCGCAAACCCTCCAACAGTGCAAAATGTATATTGCCGCCGTTCGCCTCGCCGATGAGTTCGGCTGCTCCACCATCGGCATACAATATCAGCAAGGTCTCAAAGACCTTACCCCCGCCAGCGACCTCGTGGAAGGCACGCTCAACAGTGTGGAACGTCCCCCGGTAAAATGTCCTCGCACCGGCCGACTCCTCTTCGCCCGCGAAGCCTTGCCCCACTTCAACGAAGTCGATGAATGCGCCGGTCTCGATGGCCTCGTCACCTACCGACTCTGGCGCGAACTCGGTCTTCCGCCTGAAAACACGTTGCACGATTTGCGCTGGGGCCAGCACTTCACTGGTGAAGGTATCAACGACTATGTTTGGGTGCTCTTAATTTCCGGTGCGGCGCCGCCCGCGCATTTTGTTGGCGGATGGAAAGGAAGTTCCAGCGAACGCCAGCCGCCCATGTACTTCCGCCTGGGTGGTGGCAGTCTCAAAGGTGTCAGCAAACCAGGCAAAATCGTCTGGAGCCGCATCTTCGTCATGGATGGCAAACTCCATTGCGACCTCGGCGTCGCCAGCGTTGTCGAACTGCCCGAGGAGGAAACCGCCCGCCGCTGGCGCGAAACCACCCCGCAATGGCCCATCATGCACGCCGTGTTCGATGGCATCACCCGCGACCAGATGATGGCCCGTCACAAATCAAATCACATCCAGGTCGTCTACGCTCCCAGCGAGAAGCAAGCCCATCGCGCCTGCCGCATCAAAGCCGCCATGCTCGCCGAAATAGGTCTCCAAATCCATTTCTGCGGCAATGTAAATTTGGCATGA
- a CDS encoding CsgG/HfaB family protein, whose amino-acid sequence MKRRLVNYLFCCLLLIGFGLSVRANENQPRLAILSGSEFSQAGDLLAVELSGQTNVVLLERNEIDKILKEQKLAQSGISIKESIDVGHILGADGLLTLGLVQSGTNSHLAATLIAVKQGVILDVMESPWPMKDSGEWAKLVRAHFQPFLPKLGVLTKDALPISVLNLRSAASSPESKQFEHQLTELLLNRLTHEKELFVLERRKLDKLTTEKEFSKTEDSPFWNGSYLLEGIVDKNGYSKEEATISARLVPPGGGTPVEIEISGKRNQPEQMIEQLARQIMASLKKQSSAPEWKPAAEAIQFYEEAKWALKWQVNKEAQAAAEAAWALGKRDLDCAMVRIQAHLTDALPDPHFVESSLSETTATDEEARSTLDDDKRTYHPAAMIWERGGLDGKFVRILMVLNQPDQEKLAGAIHVLGLYREFSQSLPAEEPKMDSDWYRLGVSTLTGASKVLQHFYLVPEAQKGVEDKLAELRRLAREVSDYILKSPSVRDAYWVGNQFATHDTLGRFSEAPNIFQCKLHWGPFWQEKPEDTIALYRGLMSSEVFCYIHKDLWFRELASPLLPAWNQQDKERGRLLWSQFRQELDSSTNLFLKLEASSLQVAQAANEKELANSFNSLISLLFDNHDAIVTNNVELLYLNWRLGDLVGRNGLDHSSAVKEKLEQQLYHEYWAKLEAMDSEYWNNLRLRKQQQENDVLFEKQKEILKGNSYEFFAFNRAFSFYQYSPAQAAELEPLCASYKSNLLARASSLTGVEMSKLQGGISQVTIVEGRLARILHPSSQTVKSANTNVIVVRPVELKAPEMSAQALLVDKFFAIPEKLLPGETPSNIKVFSHRVREGKLLLDLRYDETAHNSSPISDRAAIAILDPKNGAWQIIPYPPSDDPYARPTGFNGAKDESFYFELFKSAVYLSAVGVMRYDLESRHWEKVEIPEPKLCQLYAIGDHLYAANDESIFEILDRGHGTRMLASNRRRPAVTALDSLSSLNSPLLFPGPDQTVRTCIGNKLYTWNGKDWEESMNLAVTRRPEVFEEGTLLRSNPVRGEAQVWFLAHTGTNANLYWEEQVFELYGGGIPSTGMFNNKLATNNSKPKPIWKPNSPMQTAGAPGIATLTNVHFFQEDCAVTNTAKEWSAAEKNGHHAFLVCLESGMPKPLFVPLKFDVARGPVPSASLGSQKGFWGLGSPWLAHAADGLMIGYPGTPGVWLIPDAQLQAAINHERELTLQQEAEEVARIKRLQQELLSQYDLNHDGNLNPEEKEAAVKDLRWLEVNWPAIDTNKNGFLDEEDNLALFDANENGQVDDSELQAMDKVQTLVAAELLRRWDQDRDGALSEQELRTVVMEENQLHATARTYFNMMAWLNYDKDHDRRLNQQELESLLISLTRRAIVNAQPRPRGFMPTPLYNWSDPATLEKYKGIIEYLWQKQRGQTEKIAKP is encoded by the coding sequence ATGAAGCGCAGGCTCGTTAATTATTTATTTTGCTGCCTTCTCTTGATTGGGTTTGGCCTGTCTGTTCGTGCGAATGAAAACCAGCCTCGCCTGGCCATACTTTCCGGTTCAGAATTCAGCCAGGCGGGCGACCTGCTTGCGGTGGAGCTTTCCGGGCAGACCAACGTTGTTCTCCTGGAACGAAATGAAATCGACAAAATTCTAAAGGAACAAAAGCTGGCGCAAAGCGGGATCAGCATCAAGGAAAGCATCGACGTGGGACACATTCTGGGGGCGGATGGGTTACTGACCTTGGGGTTGGTTCAAAGCGGCACAAACAGCCATTTGGCTGCCACGCTGATTGCGGTGAAACAAGGGGTGATTCTGGATGTGATGGAGTCCCCGTGGCCAATGAAGGATTCGGGTGAATGGGCAAAACTGGTCAGGGCACACTTCCAGCCGTTTCTGCCCAAACTGGGTGTGCTGACAAAGGATGCATTGCCGATCTCGGTTCTCAATCTCCGCTCTGCCGCCAGTTCGCCGGAGTCCAAACAATTCGAGCACCAATTAACCGAACTGCTCCTCAACCGCCTCACTCATGAGAAAGAATTGTTCGTCCTTGAACGTCGCAAACTGGACAAGCTGACCACGGAAAAGGAGTTTTCGAAAACGGAAGACTCCCCCTTCTGGAACGGGAGTTATTTGTTGGAAGGGATTGTGGATAAAAACGGTTATTCAAAGGAGGAAGCCACGATCAGCGCACGGTTGGTGCCTCCCGGCGGTGGAACGCCGGTGGAGATTGAGATCTCCGGGAAACGGAACCAGCCCGAGCAAATGATTGAGCAGTTGGCAAGGCAGATCATGGCATCCCTAAAGAAACAAAGCTCAGCGCCGGAATGGAAGCCGGCGGCGGAGGCGATACAATTCTATGAGGAAGCTAAATGGGCGTTGAAATGGCAAGTAAACAAGGAGGCACAGGCTGCGGCGGAAGCAGCTTGGGCTCTGGGCAAACGGGACTTGGACTGTGCCATGGTGCGAATTCAAGCACATTTGACAGACGCGCTTCCGGATCCGCATTTCGTGGAGAGTTCGCTTTCTGAAACCACCGCCACGGATGAGGAGGCTCGATCGACACTGGATGATGATAAGAGGACATATCATCCTGCTGCGATGATCTGGGAACGTGGTGGATTGGATGGCAAGTTCGTTCGCATACTGATGGTGTTGAATCAACCCGATCAGGAAAAGCTTGCCGGGGCCATTCACGTATTAGGCCTCTATCGCGAATTCAGCCAGAGCCTGCCAGCGGAAGAACCAAAAATGGACTCGGACTGGTATCGTTTGGGAGTCAGCACCCTGACGGGAGCATCGAAAGTGTTGCAGCATTTCTATCTCGTGCCAGAGGCACAGAAGGGGGTGGAAGATAAGCTCGCGGAACTGCGCCGCCTGGCGCGGGAGGTTTCAGATTACATTTTAAAATCGCCTTCAGTGCGGGACGCGTATTGGGTGGGAAACCAGTTCGCCACGCATGACACACTAGGCCGATTTTCGGAGGCGCCGAATATTTTTCAATGCAAGCTGCATTGGGGTCCCTTCTGGCAGGAAAAACCAGAAGATACCATAGCACTCTACCGCGGTTTAATGAGCAGCGAAGTGTTTTGCTACATCCACAAGGATCTTTGGTTCCGGGAGCTTGCAAGTCCACTGCTCCCCGCTTGGAATCAGCAAGACAAGGAAAGGGGACGACTGCTCTGGAGTCAGTTCAGGCAGGAGCTGGATAGTTCGACAAATTTGTTCCTCAAACTGGAGGCCAGTAGTCTGCAAGTGGCACAGGCAGCCAACGAGAAGGAACTGGCGAATTCATTTAACAGCCTGATCTCCCTCTTGTTTGACAATCACGATGCGATTGTCACAAACAATGTTGAATTGCTCTATCTTAACTGGAGACTCGGTGATCTGGTTGGTCGCAATGGCTTGGATCATTCAAGTGCAGTGAAGGAAAAATTAGAGCAGCAGCTTTATCATGAGTATTGGGCGAAGCTCGAGGCAATGGACAGCGAGTATTGGAACAATCTGCGTTTGCGCAAACAGCAACAGGAAAACGACGTTTTGTTCGAGAAGCAGAAGGAAATTCTGAAAGGCAACTCATATGAATTCTTCGCATTCAACCGCGCATTCAGTTTCTATCAATACTCACCCGCGCAAGCAGCGGAGCTGGAGCCGTTATGCGCCAGTTACAAATCAAATCTCCTGGCTCGAGCATCAAGCTTGACCGGTGTGGAAATGAGCAAATTACAAGGTGGCATTTCCCAAGTCACGATCGTTGAGGGCAGATTGGCGAGGATTCTTCATCCATCTTCTCAAACGGTGAAAAGCGCAAATACCAATGTGATCGTTGTCAGGCCCGTTGAGTTGAAAGCGCCGGAAATGTCTGCGCAGGCATTGTTGGTGGATAAGTTCTTTGCCATACCTGAAAAGCTGCTTCCTGGTGAAACCCCTTCCAACATCAAAGTTTTTTCCCATCGTGTGCGGGAAGGCAAATTATTACTTGATCTGCGCTATGATGAGACCGCGCATAATTCCTCGCCCATTTCCGATCGAGCTGCCATTGCCATTTTGGATCCAAAAAATGGAGCCTGGCAAATAATTCCGTATCCGCCCAGCGATGATCCATACGCAAGACCCACGGGGTTCAATGGCGCGAAGGACGAGAGCTTTTACTTTGAACTGTTCAAGTCGGCTGTGTACCTCAGCGCGGTGGGCGTAATGCGGTATGACCTGGAATCCAGGCATTGGGAGAAAGTCGAGATACCTGAGCCCAAGCTCTGTCAGCTGTATGCCATTGGGGATCATTTGTACGCAGCAAATGACGAGAGTATTTTCGAAATCCTGGATCGAGGGCATGGCACACGAATGCTGGCCAGCAACCGGCGACGTCCGGCGGTAACGGCGCTGGACTCCCTGAGTAGCCTCAATTCTCCCCTGCTCTTTCCAGGACCTGACCAGACCGTCCGGACCTGTATTGGGAACAAGCTCTATACCTGGAATGGAAAGGACTGGGAAGAAAGCATGAATCTAGCAGTGACCAGGCGTCCGGAAGTATTTGAGGAGGGCACCTTGTTACGCTCCAATCCCGTGAGAGGCGAGGCTCAGGTTTGGTTTCTGGCGCATACCGGAACCAATGCCAATCTTTATTGGGAAGAGCAAGTCTTTGAGCTTTACGGTGGCGGCATTCCAAGTACCGGGATGTTTAACAATAAACTGGCTACGAACAATTCGAAGCCCAAGCCCATTTGGAAACCAAACTCTCCCATGCAGACGGCAGGCGCGCCAGGTATTGCAACGCTAACAAACGTGCATTTTTTCCAGGAGGATTGTGCAGTTACCAATACGGCCAAGGAATGGTCGGCTGCTGAAAAGAACGGGCATCATGCGTTTCTCGTTTGCCTGGAAAGCGGGATGCCAAAGCCACTGTTCGTTCCTTTGAAATTCGATGTGGCTCGCGGTCCCGTTCCGAGCGCGAGTTTAGGCTCACAAAAGGGATTCTGGGGTCTTGGTTCTCCTTGGTTGGCTCATGCTGCGGATGGCCTGATGATCGGTTATCCTGGCACGCCCGGCGTTTGGCTCATTCCTGATGCACAACTTCAAGCGGCCATCAATCATGAAAGGGAACTTACGTTGCAGCAGGAGGCAGAGGAGGTTGCCAGAATAAAGCGTCTGCAACAGGAGTTGCTGTCTCAGTATGACCTGAACCACGACGGAAACTTGAATCCGGAAGAGAAGGAAGCGGCAGTGAAGGATCTACGCTGGCTGGAAGTGAACTGGCCTGCAATCGACACGAATAAAAATGGTTTCCTGGATGAGGAAGACAACCTCGCCCTATTCGATGCGAATGAAAATGGCCAAGTGGATGACTCGGAGTTGCAGGCAATGGACAAAGTTCAAACGCTGGTTGCAGCAGAACTGCTACGCCGATGGGATCAGGATCGCGATGGCGCGCTGAGCGAACAGGAATTGAGGACAGTCGTGATGGAGGAGAATCAACTGCACGCAACAGCCCGGACCTATTTTAATATGATGGCCTGGCTCAACTACGATAAAGACCATGACAGGAGATTGAACCAGCAAGAACTTGAAAGCTTGCTCATCTCCCTGACAAGACGCGCGATTGTGAATGCGCAGCCTCGTCCACGCGGATTTATGCCCACGCCCTTATACAATTGGAGTGACCCGGCCACTCTGGAAAAGTATAAAGGAATAATTGAGTATCTCTGGCAAAAGCAACGCGGCCAGACAGAGAAGATCGCGAAGCCATGA
- a CDS encoding CsgG/HfaB family protein — protein MPNLMFLKRHFLKYVFCPLLLLAGSLCAGAETPQPHLAILSDQTFGPAGDLLSVELSHQTNIVLLERSEIDRILKEQNLALSETSLKDNIKVGQILGADGLLTLGLVQSGTNSHLAATLIAVKQGVILDVMESPWPIKEIGEWPRLVRAHFQEYLPKLGVLPKDALPISVLNLRSAANSQETKKLERELTELLLNRLTHERELFVLERRKLDKLTTEKEFNKTEESPFWNGSYLLEGIIDKNGYSKEEATISARLVPPGGETPVEIEIFGKRNQPEQMIEQLARRIMASLKKKSSAPEWKPAAEAMQYYEEAKWALKWNVNQEAQAAAESAWALGKRDMDCALVRINSYLAEIVPDPGYQRGTLSGFKDEQRIIWTLEQIKTNDNAAGLFWEHPVDNGDIIRYLTIANSPQEGQLDASIHILSLYYEFAQTTSPQEPRMDSAWYRLGVNSLIRASQVLQHYYLMRESQKGVKNKLAELRRLARAVSEYILKSPSVRDAYWVGERVATHDELARFSAGQNIFQCKLLWGSVWQEAPEDSIALYRDLMRSDVFCYIHKDFWFRGIEFPRLAAWRPEDKQKVPLVWNQFVQGMEASTNLMLRLEAKSLELARTADPQESEVAFTNLFKLLFDNREAIVTNNVEVLYQNWGLGDLVGTWHLGLKPGLAKLGKLYNSEYAPKLAAMDQEYWTRSSERKIQRENQVLFEQQKEILKGTSYEFFTFEHAFQFFQYTPAQALELKPLLANYKTNLSTQTSNLPERQKAQLSSAIFRVEIIEKRVNEILRTSQNPTARKEPVNQTNAFRLNSKEAHGPDSSAKPLLVEKYFEIPERDFPAEKIAHLRTLSHVVREGKLFVDLRYDERQPNAGPLFRAAVGIWNPQNEGWRIIPYPANGNAGINQLSVPIGFMGQEELTSQFEFFNGALYISDWEGIKRYDSRTMEWEDLHLPEARLCQLFAMGGRLYASSDDSIFEILDQGHSTRLLASIRRRPEITLLDSLESLDKPVLFPGPGKTVRTSVNGSIYSWDGQAWNRSLSLKLNKGPEDFADGTLLRFVPLSGAAQIWFLPHAETNAVFCWQERVGNPYLRPATTGEPQTNVASAPKPFWKPKPGVQIAQGACVAINTNLYFFQEDCGVTNLSGHMTAVERNGHHGFLFCLNPEVQDPLSIPLKFDTEHGAVPSSTLFRRAPRMGLTFPWMATIAGKLVIGHGSLPGIWVIPQTQIDAAIARDMQDNQSRRREAEKKPEDLRKELMARYDHNHDGTLDAEESEAAVLDPAWLELNWPLIDTNGNGLLDAEDNLNLFDANGNDQAEEAELSAIDKIQSVVAAKLLERWDQNRDGVLDEQELRALESEDRRTRPKAQFHVSVSFCLGFDADRDRSLDQKELQEMLAVYTHNSILTARPSWPDMRPRVPLFAFQWNDPGTRQLYQKVVEHLWRQQRTAGVEKIK, from the coding sequence ATGCCAAATCTGATGTTTTTAAAGCGCCATTTTCTCAAGTATGTGTTCTGCCCTCTGCTTTTGTTGGCGGGCAGTCTGTGCGCAGGCGCAGAGACGCCCCAACCTCACCTCGCGATACTGTCAGACCAGACATTCGGTCCAGCTGGCGATTTGCTTTCGGTGGAACTTTCGCATCAAACGAACATTGTGCTCCTGGAACGAAGTGAAATTGACAGGATTCTAAAGGAGCAGAACCTGGCGCTAAGCGAAACGAGCCTCAAGGATAATATTAAAGTGGGGCAAATTCTTGGCGCGGATGGATTGCTGACCTTGGGGTTGGTTCAAAGTGGTACAAACAGTCATTTGGCTGCCACGCTGATTGCGGTGAAACAAGGGGTGATTCTGGATGTGATGGAATCGCCCTGGCCAATAAAGGAGATCGGTGAGTGGCCCAGGCTGGTCAGGGCGCATTTTCAGGAATATCTCCCGAAACTGGGCGTACTGCCCAAGGATGCGTTGCCAATCTCAGTCCTAAATCTGCGGTCAGCGGCGAACTCGCAGGAAACCAAAAAACTGGAGCGTGAATTGACAGAACTGCTCTTAAACCGGCTCACACATGAGCGGGAATTATTTGTGCTTGAGCGTCGCAAATTGGACAAGCTCACCACAGAAAAGGAATTCAATAAGACTGAAGAATCGCCATTCTGGAATGGGAGTTATTTGCTGGAGGGAATCATTGATAAAAATGGTTATTCGAAGGAGGAAGCCACGATCAGCGCACGGTTGGTGCCTCCTGGTGGCGAAACGCCGGTGGAGATTGAAATCTTCGGGAAACGAAACCAGCCGGAGCAGATGATTGAGCAGTTGGCAAGGCGGATCATGGCATCGTTGAAGAAGAAAAGCTCAGCGCCGGAGTGGAAACCGGCAGCCGAGGCGATGCAATACTATGAGGAAGCGAAGTGGGCATTGAAATGGAACGTGAACCAGGAGGCACAAGCTGCGGCGGAATCGGCCTGGGCACTGGGCAAACGGGATATGGATTGCGCGCTGGTAAGGATAAATTCCTATCTGGCGGAGATTGTGCCTGATCCGGGTTACCAACGTGGGACGCTGAGTGGGTTTAAGGATGAACAAAGGATTATTTGGACTCTGGAACAAATTAAGACCAATGACAATGCCGCAGGATTGTTTTGGGAGCACCCAGTCGATAATGGTGATATCATTCGGTATCTCACCATCGCAAATTCACCTCAAGAAGGACAACTTGATGCTTCGATCCACATACTAAGTCTATATTACGAATTCGCTCAGACCACCTCACCGCAGGAACCCAGGATGGATTCAGCGTGGTATCGCTTGGGTGTCAATTCGCTGATCCGTGCATCACAGGTTTTACAGCACTATTATTTAATGCGCGAATCGCAAAAAGGGGTTAAAAATAAGCTCGCGGAACTTCGCAGGCTGGCGCGTGCTGTTTCGGAATACATTCTGAAATCACCTTCCGTGCGAGATGCATATTGGGTTGGAGAACGAGTTGCTACGCACGACGAACTGGCTCGCTTTTCGGCAGGTCAGAATATATTTCAATGCAAGCTGCTATGGGGCTCCGTATGGCAGGAAGCGCCAGAAGATTCAATTGCGCTCTACCGCGATTTGATGAGGAGCGATGTGTTTTGTTACATCCACAAAGATTTCTGGTTCCGGGGAATTGAATTCCCACGGTTGGCAGCGTGGAGACCAGAGGACAAGCAGAAGGTTCCACTGGTTTGGAATCAGTTCGTTCAAGGGATGGAGGCTTCGACTAATTTGATGCTGAGACTGGAGGCCAAAAGCCTTGAGCTGGCACGAACCGCTGATCCTCAGGAATCGGAGGTTGCCTTCACCAACCTATTCAAGCTGCTTTTCGATAATCGTGAAGCCATCGTCACTAATAATGTCGAAGTGTTATATCAAAACTGGGGACTGGGAGATCTGGTGGGCACCTGGCACCTGGGCTTAAAACCGGGCTTAGCTAAATTGGGCAAATTATATAATTCGGAATATGCGCCCAAACTTGCGGCCATGGATCAGGAATATTGGACGAGGAGTAGTGAGAGAAAGATACAACGCGAAAACCAGGTATTATTTGAACAACAGAAAGAAATCCTGAAGGGCACATCATACGAATTTTTTACCTTCGAGCATGCTTTCCAGTTCTTTCAGTACACACCCGCCCAAGCCTTGGAACTGAAACCATTATTAGCGAATTATAAGACAAATCTTTCAACGCAGACATCGAACCTGCCAGAAAGACAAAAGGCCCAATTAAGCAGTGCGATATTTCGAGTTGAAATAATTGAGAAGAGGGTGAATGAAATCCTGCGCACTTCCCAAAATCCAACTGCCAGGAAAGAGCCTGTCAATCAAACAAACGCCTTCCGTCTCAATTCCAAGGAAGCGCACGGGCCCGATTCCTCAGCCAAACCCTTGCTTGTGGAAAAATACTTTGAAATCCCTGAGAGGGATTTTCCGGCGGAAAAGATTGCTCACTTAAGAACACTTTCCCATGTTGTTCGCGAAGGAAAGTTGTTCGTCGATTTGCGCTATGATGAGAGACAACCGAATGCAGGGCCCTTGTTCCGCGCCGCCGTAGGCATTTGGAATCCACAAAACGAGGGGTGGCGGATAATTCCTTACCCTGCAAACGGTAATGCTGGTATTAATCAGCTTTCCGTTCCAATTGGCTTCATGGGCCAGGAGGAGCTGACCTCACAATTTGAGTTTTTCAACGGAGCGCTGTACATCAGCGATTGGGAGGGTATAAAGCGTTATGATTCGAGGACAATGGAGTGGGAGGATTTACACCTGCCCGAAGCAAGGCTTTGTCAGCTTTTTGCCATGGGCGGCCGCCTATATGCATCGAGTGACGATAGCATTTTTGAAATACTGGATCAAGGGCACAGCACACGACTGCTGGCCAGCATACGCAGAAGACCGGAGATAACATTATTGGATTCGCTGGAAAGCCTGGATAAGCCGGTTTTATTTCCGGGACCCGGCAAAACCGTTCGCACGTCCGTTAATGGCAGTATTTACAGCTGGGATGGACAGGCCTGGAACCGGAGTTTGAGCCTGAAGTTGAACAAAGGTCCGGAAGATTTCGCGGATGGGACGCTGCTGCGTTTTGTTCCTTTGAGTGGTGCGGCACAGATCTGGTTCCTGCCGCATGCTGAAACGAATGCAGTCTTTTGCTGGCAGGAGCGGGTAGGAAATCCATATTTGAGGCCAGCCACGACTGGGGAACCTCAAACCAATGTCGCTTCGGCACCGAAGCCGTTCTGGAAGCCAAAACCGGGCGTGCAAATAGCACAAGGCGCGTGCGTCGCCATAAACACCAATTTATATTTTTTCCAGGAGGATTGCGGCGTTACAAACCTCTCGGGACATATGACGGCGGTAGAAAGGAACGGCCATCATGGTTTCCTGTTTTGCCTGAATCCCGAAGTGCAGGACCCTTTGTCGATTCCCTTAAAGTTTGATACTGAGCACGGAGCGGTTCCGAGTTCCACTTTATTTAGAAGAGCGCCGCGGATGGGCCTTACCTTTCCCTGGATGGCTACGATTGCCGGCAAACTGGTAATTGGACATGGGAGTCTTCCTGGCATCTGGGTAATCCCTCAAACGCAAATCGATGCAGCCATTGCTCGCGACATGCAAGATAACCAGTCACGCCGTCGAGAGGCTGAGAAGAAGCCGGAGGATCTGCGGAAAGAGCTGATGGCTCGATACGATCATAATCATGACGGCACTCTTGATGCGGAAGAAAGTGAAGCGGCCGTATTGGATCCGGCCTGGTTGGAACTCAATTGGCCTTTAATCGATACCAACGGCAACGGGTTACTGGATGCGGAAGATAATCTGAATCTCTTTGATGCCAATGGTAATGACCAGGCGGAAGAGGCCGAGCTTTCCGCCATTGATAAAATTCAATCCGTTGTTGCAGCCAAACTCCTCGAACGTTGGGATCAGAACCGCGATGGGGTGTTGGATGAACAGGAACTGCGGGCGCTTGAGAGCGAAGACAGACGCACCCGCCCCAAAGCCCAATTTCATGTGAGTGTGTCTTTCTGTTTAGGTTTCGATGCTGATCGCGACCGATCGTTGGACCAAAAGGAACTTCAAGAAATGCTGGCTGTTTACACTCACAACAGCATTCTGACTGCGCGCCCCAGCTGGCCGGACATGCGCCCGCGCGTGCCGTTGTTTGCCTTCCAATGGAACGATCCCGGAACCCGGCAACTATACCAGAAAGTGGTGGAGCATCTTTGGCGGCAACAAAGAACTGCAGGTGTCGAAAAGATCAAATAG